CGCGTCATCGACGCAGCCGGTCAGCCCGTTGCCGGAGTGACGGTCTCCGCGTTTTGGAGCGGCAACGGAAAACGCCTCCGCGCCGACGGCACGCCGCTCGATCCATCAAAAAACAAGAAGGACGGTCAAGCATTCTGGCAGCATGAAGGGGAAATGGAGCCGTTCTCCAACGTTCGCACCACACCGACCGACGTGCAAGGCCGTTTCACCGTGAAGCTGGGCCACGACGAACATACACTGCTGGCGATCGATGCCGCCCGTCAGCACGGCGGATTAGGCACCACCCAAGGCGCCGGAAACGAAACCATTGAAATTCGCTTGGCTCCTCTAGTGCGAGTCCATGGAACGCTCAAATGCGCCCAGACAACTCAAATACCGGCCTGGAGTATCGCCGATCTTTCCACCGTCGACGACCCATTCCATCCCCTCGATAACACGCGCCTGGCGGTTTGCGGCACCAATGCCGGGCGCTTCGGTTTGTCGCTCCCGCCCGGAGATTACAATCTGTACATCTACGGAAACTCGACCGAGGACAGCCAGGAAGATGTCAGGGCTCCACAACCAGTCAAGTTGGCCTTACATGCTGACAAACTGGATGTCGATTTGGGCGAAATTTGCTTGCCGCCTTACGTCAATCAACTTCCGCGCATCCGCAAGGCCATAGCGGACGGCATAGCCTACGACTACAAAAAACACTACGGCGAGCCGC
This Pirellulales bacterium DNA region includes the following protein-coding sequences:
- a CDS encoding redoxin domain-containing protein, giving the protein MLARMKLFFIGVLIASACVAHADDDRDITGRVIDAAGQPVAGVTVSAFWSGNGKRLRADGTPLDPSKNKKDGQAFWQHEGEMEPFSNVRTTPTDVQGRFTVKLGHDEHTLLAIDAARQHGGLGTTQGAGNETIEIRLAPLVRVHGTLKCAQTTQIPAWSIADLSTVDDPFHPLDNTRLAVCGTNAGRFGLSLPPGDYNLYIYGNSTEDSQEDVRAPQPVKLALHADKLDVDLGEICLPPYVNQLPRIRKAIADGIAYDYKKHYGEPPPAWNITEARGISQDAKLSDFKGKWVLLTFWGLGCPGCLRNHLPQDMKFYEDHQAQCDQFQIISICIDGDGELKTLADVDRALQPVIKNVWGGKTLPFPVLLDPTFETWKAFGIDGLGTTILIDPDGKMVEGDETTLVAKLK